The following are encoded together in the Leptospira brenneri genome:
- a CDS encoding response regulator → MSSILVVDDSPTVLNIVRLALSSQGHSVTTCNNGEKALEILKSDSSIRLGIFDFNMPGLSGVKLIQESKRIINDKNFKIIVLSGEDKPEIIANALFNGADAWMAKPFNNEQLIKQVAELFENDASF, encoded by the coding sequence ATGTCATCGATCCTTGTAGTAGACGATTCTCCAACTGTTTTAAATATAGTTAGGTTAGCCCTTAGTAGTCAGGGACATTCCGTAACAACTTGTAACAATGGAGAAAAAGCTTTAGAAATTCTGAAATCAGATTCCTCTATTCGACTAGGAATCTTCGATTTCAATATGCCTGGACTCAGCGGAGTCAAACTAATCCAAGAGTCAAAAAGAATAATCAATGATAAAAATTTTAAAATCATTGTTTTATCAGGGGAAGACAAACCCGAGATCATTGCCAATGCATTATTCAATGGAGCGGATGCTTGGATGGCGAAACCTTTCAACAATGAACAGTTAATCAAACAAGTAGCGGAGTTATTCGAAAACGATGCTTCCTTTTGA
- a CDS encoding PP2C family protein-serine/threonine phosphatase, translating into MTRSFYLYFKEIFRKPTKSEWEILKLVEARYDKEYTFYIFITHVIVYSLLIAPPFSEIRSQVLPYLLGVSIARLILLLQFYTKNIPIHRVIYFSGFVADGLVYIVFIVGIHSFPSLGSFYLLNSYLMSFIFPILLYSTRLDPKACILSAIYFSVLHIIYIFNLPSSVSDQFSFFSKYFLVLVYWGSAALGTVFILNKRKDTTDMYNLSEEKRFIQHELELAKKVQDALFPGNIKIPNIAFTFYRKSPNVIGGDFFDFVQLREGNVGVFLTDVAGHGISSAMVASIMKVLVSTIPYRFKTAPAKLMDYLDDRLAHDLNKYHASAIYLFFDFIEKKLTLGNAGHPYLILAHKGEDYQELETQGAILGFNIKIPPITEKIIPIAPGDRFFIYTDGLIESTDPEGNSLGTEGLLALLNRHRQSSNIKDLEINLLTELKSDYGLDSFSDDTMFLILEVEE; encoded by the coding sequence TTGACACGGTCCTTTTATTTATACTTTAAAGAAATCTTTCGTAAACCTACGAAATCAGAATGGGAAATTTTAAAATTAGTAGAAGCCCGTTATGATAAAGAATATACGTTTTATATTTTTATCACTCATGTTATTGTTTACTCACTTCTCATAGCTCCTCCTTTCTCTGAAATTCGTTCGCAAGTATTACCTTATTTACTAGGTGTTTCGATTGCTCGCTTAATTTTACTTTTACAGTTTTATACTAAAAATATCCCCATCCACAGAGTGATTTATTTCAGCGGATTTGTTGCTGATGGATTGGTTTATATTGTTTTTATTGTCGGGATTCATTCCTTCCCTTCGCTTGGGAGTTTTTATTTACTCAATTCCTATTTGATGTCCTTTATTTTCCCAATTCTTTTATACAGCACAAGACTTGATCCCAAAGCTTGTATTTTGAGTGCTATTTATTTTTCTGTTTTGCATATCATTTACATTTTTAATTTACCTTCCTCTGTCTCTGATCAGTTTTCATTTTTTAGTAAATACTTTTTGGTTTTGGTTTATTGGGGAAGTGCCGCTCTTGGTACAGTTTTTATTTTAAACAAAAGAAAAGACACAACAGATATGTACAACCTTTCTGAAGAAAAAAGGTTTATCCAACATGAATTGGAGCTCGCAAAAAAAGTACAAGATGCACTCTTTCCTGGAAATATTAAAATTCCCAACATTGCTTTTACTTTCTACCGAAAAAGCCCCAATGTGATTGGAGGAGACTTTTTTGATTTCGTCCAACTCCGGGAAGGAAACGTCGGTGTGTTTTTAACGGATGTGGCTGGACATGGAATTTCTTCGGCCATGGTTGCTTCCATCATGAAGGTTCTTGTTTCAACAATCCCGTATCGTTTCAAAACAGCTCCCGCCAAATTAATGGATTATTTAGATGATCGTTTGGCACATGATTTAAATAAATACCATGCATCGGCCATCTATCTATTCTTTGATTTTATTGAGAAAAAGCTGACCCTTGGAAATGCGGGACATCCTTATTTGATTTTAGCGCACAAAGGCGAAGATTACCAAGAGTTAGAAACCCAAGGTGCCATCCTTGGGTTTAATATTAAAATCCCTCCAATTACAGAAAAGATAATTCCCATTGCACCAGGAGATCGTTTTTTTATTTATACGGACGGACTGATTGAATCTACAGATCCGGAAGGCAATAGTCTTGGGACTGAGGGGCTTTTAGCGCTTCTCAATCGGCACAGGCAAAGTTCGAACATCAAAGATTTAGAGATCAACCTCCTTACAGAATTAAAATCTGATTATGGGCTTGATAGTTTTTCTGATGACACCATGTTTCTTATATTGGAAGTAGAAGAATAA
- a CDS encoding enoyl-CoA hydratase-related protein: protein MHLSFLDIQIKSNFALVTIKRPEALNALNDVVITEIGDMVDELESNNAVRGFILTGEGKAFVAGADIAKMKEFNVREGQAFSELGQTVFRKMELSNLISIAAINGFCLGGGMELAMACDIRYAVASAKLGLPEVTLGLLPGFGGSQRLPRLIGVGRATELILSGDMISADEGYRLGLINKVTDPAELLNESEKTLSTILSRGPNAIKAAKTAIRQGLETNMQGGLEWEKQLFGGRFADEETKEGLSAFLEKRKPNFKG, encoded by the coding sequence ATTCATTTGTCTTTTTTAGATATCCAAATTAAATCCAATTTTGCACTCGTAACCATCAAAAGGCCAGAGGCTCTGAATGCACTGAACGATGTCGTAATTACTGAAATTGGTGATATGGTTGACGAACTAGAATCCAACAATGCTGTTCGTGGATTCATTCTTACCGGTGAGGGAAAGGCTTTTGTTGCTGGAGCAGACATTGCCAAAATGAAAGAGTTCAATGTTCGGGAAGGTCAGGCTTTTTCTGAACTCGGCCAAACCGTATTTAGAAAAATGGAACTTTCAAATCTAATCTCGATAGCTGCCATTAATGGATTTTGTCTCGGTGGTGGGATGGAACTTGCAATGGCATGTGATATTCGTTATGCGGTAGCATCAGCTAAGTTAGGACTCCCTGAAGTGACTCTCGGTTTACTTCCTGGATTTGGTGGTTCACAAAGACTTCCAAGACTGATTGGTGTAGGACGCGCCACAGAACTTATTCTTTCTGGTGATATGATTTCTGCAGACGAAGGATATCGATTGGGACTTATCAATAAAGTGACAGACCCTGCAGAACTTTTGAATGAATCAGAAAAAACACTTTCTACCATCCTTTCACGGGGACCTAACGCAATTAAGGCGGCAAAAACTGCGATTCGTCAAGGTTTAGAAACCAATATGCAAGGTGGACTCGAGTGGGAAAAACAACTCTTTGGTGGCAGGTTTGCTGATGAGGAAACCAAAGAAGGTTTATCTGCTTTCCTAGAAAAAAGAAAACCAAACTTTAAAGGTTAA
- a CDS encoding DUF192 domain-containing protein: protein MKTRIGILLFLLALSFCRQAESFPSQTNTPEIIFGSVADRALKLEIANTPSTRATGLMYRTKLGEDEGMLFVFRRPEVLSFWMKNTLIPLSIGYFSEDMRLLESFDMKPNQTEEVYNSRKPAMYALEVNQGWFAKHKIGKDAVLTLERKVSARD from the coding sequence ATGAAAACACGGATTGGAATTCTACTCTTCCTTTTAGCACTTTCTTTTTGTAGACAAGCAGAATCCTTTCCGTCACAAACAAACACTCCTGAAATTATTTTTGGGAGCGTTGCCGATCGTGCTTTAAAATTGGAAATTGCCAACACTCCTTCTACTCGTGCTACCGGGCTTATGTATAGAACCAAACTTGGGGAAGATGAGGGTATGCTTTTTGTATTCCGTCGCCCCGAAGTTTTAAGTTTTTGGATGAAGAATACTCTGATTCCCCTGTCGATTGGTTATTTTTCAGAAGATATGCGACTTTTAGAATCATTCGACATGAAACCCAACCAAACCGAAGAAGTATATAATTCTAGAAAACCTGCGATGTATGCTTTGGAAGTCAATCAGGGTTGGTTTGCAAAACATAAAATTGGTAAAGATGCTGTCCTCACTTTGGAAAGAAAGGTCTCTGCTCGAGATTAA
- a CDS encoding glycogen/starch/alpha-glucan phosphorylase yields the protein MVVNNPRLITLLSEEQKADLASMEKQFAHHLEYTIGKNRFNLKNEDIYKALGHTIRDFLIDRLNVTHERYRNENPKRVFYFSLEFLMGRTLMNALISLGLYETIQVMLRGIGFELTDVLEFETDAGLGNGGLGRLAACFLDSMATLNVPGFGYGIRYDYGIFNQIIANGNQLEMPDHWDADGVPYEVVRSDISFSVGFFGHTETKVSGKGKIQHDWVPDETVLASAHDYPIPGFNTSTVNYLRLWAARSSEEFNLDYFNHGDYMKAVQDKSISENISKVLYPNDTTEQGKVLRLKQQYFMVCASLQDILIQYRETNSNLKELPNYIAIQLNDTHPSIGIAELMRIFIDNEEMDWEQAWEIVTKVFSYTNHTVLPEALETWRVELFERLLPRHLEIIYEINHRFLSEVRSRGVLSESEIQQVSIIEEGNEKRIRMANLAVIGSYRVNGVAELHSELIKKTIFQAFTKVFPEKFNNKTNGITPRRWLLQSNPSLANLISKRIGNGFTTDLYKLKELETFVGDVDFRNDWQVVKQTAKEDLAKLIKSETGISIDPKSLIDVQVKRFHEYKRQLLNILRVIALYRRIKENPSREVTPRTVIFGGKAAPGYYMAKLIIKLINNVAWVINRDPDVADRLKVVFLPNYRVSLAERIIPGTNLSEQISTAGTEASGTSNMKFMLNGALTIGTLDGANVEILEEVGPENMYIFGLHTEEVYRLKEAGYQPADYIRKNDELHRVLLMIRENLFSIGEPGIFGPIYDSLYYTDNYLLMADFAAYDETQNLVAKDYLDETTWTKKSILNVARSGKFSSDRTIREYAKDIWKVPLLDTVPPKTIYKLPQN from the coding sequence ATGGTTGTCAATAATCCTCGTTTAATTACACTTTTATCTGAAGAACAAAAAGCCGACTTGGCTTCGATGGAAAAACAATTTGCCCATCACTTAGAATATACCATTGGTAAAAATAGATTTAATCTTAAAAACGAAGATATCTACAAAGCACTTGGACATACAATCAGAGACTTTCTGATCGATCGTTTGAATGTCACTCATGAACGTTACCGGAATGAAAATCCCAAAAGAGTTTTTTATTTTTCTTTAGAATTTCTCATGGGTCGTACTCTGATGAATGCTCTCATTAGTCTTGGGTTATACGAAACAATCCAAGTGATGCTTCGAGGAATTGGTTTTGAACTCACAGATGTATTGGAGTTTGAAACAGATGCAGGGCTTGGGAATGGGGGACTTGGTCGACTTGCCGCTTGTTTTTTGGACTCTATGGCCACACTGAATGTCCCTGGATTCGGTTACGGAATTCGTTATGATTATGGGATCTTTAACCAAATCATCGCTAACGGAAATCAGTTAGAGATGCCTGACCATTGGGATGCTGATGGAGTTCCTTATGAAGTGGTGCGTTCTGATATTTCCTTCTCAGTAGGATTTTTTGGACATACGGAAACAAAGGTTTCAGGGAAAGGAAAAATCCAACATGACTGGGTTCCCGATGAAACGGTTCTCGCTTCCGCCCATGATTATCCCATCCCTGGATTTAACACGAGTACGGTGAACTACCTCCGTCTTTGGGCAGCTAGATCTTCTGAAGAATTTAATTTGGACTATTTCAATCACGGTGATTATATGAAAGCCGTACAAGATAAATCCATATCCGAAAATATTTCAAAGGTATTGTATCCGAACGACACCACCGAACAAGGAAAGGTGCTTCGTCTCAAACAACAATATTTTATGGTTTGTGCTTCTCTCCAAGATATTTTGATCCAATATCGCGAAACCAATTCCAATTTAAAGGAACTACCGAACTACATCGCCATCCAATTGAATGATACCCATCCCAGTATTGGAATCGCTGAACTCATGCGTATATTCATAGATAATGAAGAAATGGATTGGGAACAAGCCTGGGAGATTGTCACTAAAGTTTTTTCTTATACCAATCATACTGTTTTGCCGGAGGCTTTGGAAACCTGGCGAGTGGAACTTTTTGAAAGACTTTTGCCAAGACATCTAGAAATCATTTATGAAATCAATCATCGATTTTTATCAGAGGTTCGTAGTAGGGGTGTATTATCAGAATCAGAAATCCAACAGGTGAGTATCATTGAGGAAGGAAATGAAAAACGAATTCGTATGGCAAACTTAGCTGTGATTGGTTCTTACCGTGTCAATGGAGTTGCCGAGTTACATTCTGAACTCATTAAAAAAACGATTTTCCAAGCATTTACGAAAGTTTTCCCTGAAAAATTTAATAACAAAACAAACGGAATCACTCCTCGTCGATGGTTATTGCAATCTAACCCTAGTTTGGCGAATTTGATTTCTAAACGAATTGGAAATGGTTTTACGACGGATTTATACAAACTAAAAGAATTAGAAACCTTTGTGGGCGATGTTGATTTTCGAAACGATTGGCAAGTTGTAAAACAAACGGCAAAAGAAGATTTAGCCAAACTCATCAAAAGTGAAACAGGAATCTCCATCGATCCTAAATCCCTCATTGATGTACAGGTCAAAAGGTTTCATGAATACAAGCGCCAACTCTTGAATATCTTACGAGTGATTGCTCTTTACCGTCGGATCAAAGAAAATCCTTCTCGTGAAGTGACACCACGAACGGTTATTTTTGGTGGGAAAGCAGCTCCTGGTTATTATATGGCCAAACTCATCATCAAACTCATAAATAATGTGGCTTGGGTCATCAACCGAGATCCAGATGTTGCGGATCGCTTAAAAGTAGTATTTCTACCCAATTACCGAGTGAGTCTTGCGGAAAGGATCATTCCTGGAACGAATCTTTCTGAACAAATTTCCACAGCAGGTACAGAAGCCTCGGGAACCAGCAACATGAAATTTATGTTAAACGGTGCTCTGACCATCGGAACTTTGGACGGAGCCAATGTGGAAATTTTGGAAGAGGTGGGGCCTGAAAATATGTATATATTTGGCCTTCATACCGAAGAAGTGTATCGCCTGAAAGAGGCAGGATACCAACCAGCTGATTACATTCGCAAAAATGATGAACTCCACCGGGTTCTTTTGATGATTCGGGAAAATCTATTCTCCATCGGAGAACCGGGTATTTTCGGGCCTATCTATGACAGTCTTTATTACACTGATAATTACCTCCTCATGGCTGATTTTGCGGCTTATGACGAGACCCAAAACCTCGTGGCGAAGGATTATTTGGACGAAACCACTTGGACCAAAAAATCCATCCTCAATGTGGCGAGGTCCGGCAAATTTTCCTCAGATCGCACGATCCGAGAATATGCGAAGGATATTTGGAAGGTCCCCCTTCTTGACACAGTTCCTCCCAAAACTATCTATAAATTGCCACAAAACTGA
- a CDS encoding response regulator → MSKGYIICVDDEISVLETLAEQLLARFGESHIIETASSAEEALSLIDEIISSNDIVELIVSDQVMPGMKGDRFLEQVHHRAPDAIKILLTGQAGLDSAIYAINNGGLSRYVEKPWNIEELSKDIKDLLDKFRQNLENQHLIQALNRRIIELESQQQ, encoded by the coding sequence ATGAGTAAAGGTTACATTATATGTGTCGATGATGAAATATCGGTATTGGAGACGCTCGCAGAACAGCTTCTAGCTCGATTTGGCGAATCCCATATCATTGAAACCGCGAGTAGTGCGGAAGAGGCGCTTTCCCTCATTGATGAAATCATCAGTAGCAACGACATCGTGGAGTTGATTGTTTCTGACCAAGTGATGCCTGGAATGAAGGGAGATCGGTTTCTGGAACAGGTACACCACCGAGCTCCTGATGCGATCAAAATCCTCCTCACTGGCCAAGCGGGACTTGATTCGGCAATCTATGCCATTAATAACGGGGGACTCAGTCGGTATGTCGAAAAACCTTGGAACATTGAAGAACTATCCAAAGACATCAAAGACCTACTCGATAAGTTTCGGCAGAATTTGGAAAACCAACATCTCATCCAAGCTCTCAACCGCCGTATCATCGAATTGGAATCACAGCAACAGTAA
- a CDS encoding HEAT repeat domain-containing protein, with the protein MVRYGTSQERKQALGELTRFPKENASELYELVGEQLKTEKDMGMKIVLLKTIGDLDLKENKDTIIGLFEDSNEDVVKQAVTSAKKMKLAEATNPLLEKVKKEDFTKNSNSLSLYISALGELPDGKIAAPFLETKFREKFNNADMRGQIALYFGGVLYADSESALMEVAFDEIQPTTLRCYSMNTLGKLKSETAKPKLYELLDSLKKTAGKLDAKKAQSLKIYAIGALVTMGDKEVFQELNEFARDDDSMVRLRAIEFMGSLKDPKALELLEYKRDRDPSPKVQKAAKKAIDQINGKETAPEEEKSTEEKPEEEPK; encoded by the coding sequence ATGGTTCGTTATGGAACGAGCCAAGAAAGGAAACAAGCATTAGGTGAGCTCACGCGTTTCCCTAAAGAAAATGCTTCCGAACTTTATGAGCTTGTAGGCGAACAATTAAAAACAGAAAAAGACATGGGGATGAAAATTGTCCTCTTAAAAACCATTGGTGATTTGGACTTAAAAGAAAACAAAGATACCATCATTGGTCTGTTTGAAGATTCTAATGAAGACGTAGTCAAACAAGCGGTAACTTCTGCAAAAAAGATGAAACTAGCGGAAGCCACAAATCCCTTACTCGAAAAAGTAAAAAAGGAAGATTTTACTAAAAATTCAAATTCATTAAGTCTCTACATCAGCGCTCTTGGGGAATTGCCAGATGGAAAGATAGCAGCTCCCTTCTTAGAAACAAAGTTTCGTGAAAAGTTTAATAATGCAGATATGCGGGGCCAAATTGCTTTGTATTTTGGCGGTGTATTGTATGCAGATTCAGAGTCAGCGTTGATGGAAGTAGCTTTTGATGAAATCCAACCCACCACTCTTCGATGTTATTCGATGAATACTCTTGGTAAATTAAAATCCGAAACAGCAAAACCTAAGTTATATGAACTATTGGATTCTTTGAAAAAAACCGCAGGTAAATTGGATGCTAAAAAAGCCCAATCCTTAAAAATTTATGCAATCGGTGCCCTTGTGACTATGGGGGACAAAGAAGTTTTCCAAGAACTAAATGAATTTGCTCGTGATGATGATAGTATGGTGAGACTTCGTGCCATTGAATTTATGGGAAGTTTGAAAGATCCCAAAGCTTTAGAACTTTTGGAATACAAACGCGACAGAGACCCAAGTCCCAAAGTCCAAAAAGCTGCTAAAAAAGCCATCGACCAAATCAATGGGAAAGAAACAGCTCCCGAAGAAGAAAAATCGACGGAAGAAAAACCAGAAGAAGAACCCAAATGA
- a CDS encoding LIC_11959 family protein, whose translation MKSKVFLLLLLSFFVFTNGSLHSEEDGRYTGPISRSEKRILDGKSEFQKSGTFPLEWKLFFKGKQGDFVVFYDLNGDEIHYRYRRNKFDLDGEFFVKDLFPGNPYRVKGEWIGYYFYSMDERGKRSSLPTPKKLPAEPKEFVDRQTIPIFKLQEYIEVRTDDLLY comes from the coding sequence ATGAAATCCAAGGTTTTTCTTTTACTCCTTCTTTCTTTTTTTGTTTTTACAAATGGTTCTCTGCATTCCGAAGAAGACGGTAGGTATACCGGTCCCATTTCTCGTTCCGAAAAACGAATCTTAGATGGGAAATCAGAATTTCAGAAATCGGGAACCTTTCCTTTGGAGTGGAAATTGTTTTTTAAAGGAAAACAAGGGGATTTTGTTGTTTTTTATGACTTAAATGGTGATGAGATCCACTACCGATACAGACGTAATAAATTTGATTTGGACGGTGAATTTTTTGTAAAGGATCTGTTTCCTGGAAATCCATATAGAGTGAAGGGTGAATGGATTGGGTATTATTTTTATTCTATGGATGAAAGAGGAAAACGTTCTTCTCTTCCCACCCCTAAAAAACTCCCAGCAGAACCTAAAGAATTTGTAGATAGACAAACCATTCCTATTTTTAAACTCCAAGAGTATATTGAGGTTAGGACTGACGATCTTTTGTATTAA
- a CDS encoding LIC12298 family protein — protein sequence MIVRSIQQPAYNRHKDSGLAGQGPKKGFSQNQTGKTFEEYLMEAFQGEVVQKGEWVSPGLSDLGQKNLKRM from the coding sequence ATGATCGTTCGATCCATCCAACAACCCGCTTACAACCGCCACAAGGACTCAGGTCTCGCTGGCCAAGGTCCGAAAAAGGGATTTTCCCAGAACCAAACTGGGAAGACCTTTGAAGAGTATTTAATGGAAGCCTTCCAAGGGGAAGTGGTTCAAAAAGGAGAGTGGGTTTCCCCAGGTCTCTCCGATCTTGGCCAAAAAAACCTGAAGAGGATGTAG
- a CDS encoding ABC transporter permease encodes MEKVSILWALVRRDYALQYAGSFLGISWMFLQNLVLISMYALVFLVLNLKTPSTQEDFTAYLLTGLLYWIPIQELLVRGTGILTDNRALLKRSSLGIDLFLWIPYVQFLIHSLITSIPVFIYLAYSGKLNLAGVFVGYLTLVFSGLYLMLLLHYLSRLNILLKDISPLIRLVSQLIFWGIPVLYYPTGLLKEWNGFNPFTIPLDVFRSSVISGFTPQFDWIQILPFLFSFFLVYLLAKRKFQSVILDHL; translated from the coding sequence ATGGAGAAAGTATCCATACTTTGGGCTCTCGTTCGGCGTGACTATGCACTGCAATATGCAGGATCCTTTCTGGGCATCTCCTGGATGTTCTTGCAAAACCTAGTGCTCATCAGCATGTACGCACTGGTTTTTTTGGTGCTCAATTTAAAAACTCCCTCCACACAAGAAGATTTCACTGCCTATCTTTTAACAGGGTTACTCTATTGGATTCCCATCCAAGAGCTCCTAGTCCGAGGAACGGGGATCCTGACTGACAATCGCGCTTTATTAAAAAGATCCAGTCTTGGAATTGATTTATTTTTATGGATTCCCTATGTACAATTTTTGATTCATAGCCTCATCACATCCATTCCTGTTTTTATCTATTTAGCATATTCGGGAAAATTAAATCTTGCGGGAGTTTTCGTTGGATATTTGACCCTTGTGTTTTCTGGATTGTATTTGATGCTACTCCTTCATTATCTTTCGCGGTTGAATATTTTGTTAAAAGATATATCACCTTTAATTCGTTTGGTGAGCCAACTTATTTTCTGGGGAATTCCTGTTTTGTATTATCCCACTGGATTACTAAAGGAGTGGAACGGATTCAATCCATTCACGATCCCTTTGGATGTCTTTCGTAGTTCCGTTATTTCTGGTTTTACTCCTCAGTTTGATTGGATCCAAATTTTACCATTTCTGTTTTCGTTTTTTTTGGTTTACTTACTTGCGAAACGTAAATTCCAGTCGGTAATTTTGGATCATCTATAA
- a CDS encoding ABC transporter ATP-binding protein, with the protein MISVVLENLSKDYHGFSKPWKRILAGLSFGYFGIDSNFTALRSLSFRVDPGEILGIIGRNGAGKSTLLKLITGVIRKDKGNLFVNGSVRALLELSVGFNPELSGEENVYYNGLVWGYKPSEIKELTDSIFEFAELNEFRKTPLKNYSSGMAMRLGFSLATAKRPDILIVDEALAVGDASFQQKCLKRIKEFSNLGSCILVVSHDLGLISYFCTRVILLNKGSILFDGNPKDAIEEYMYVLAGGSETSTAHNSETIKDIQIFLKNPKGLDTRHHFLGEKATLRIEFQTIRPITEGTIGFHIDSEKGIRIFGTNSHHLGKPNLTLNGPERSVVEFQFPIQFGEGKYSLGVSIHKGESHIEGSYFWGESVLDFEVERGKIEKFVGLSYLPTEFSIQFLPKSD; encoded by the coding sequence ATGATTTCTGTTGTTTTAGAAAATCTTTCTAAAGATTACCATGGATTTTCAAAACCTTGGAAAAGAATCCTTGCTGGCCTTAGTTTTGGATATTTTGGTATCGATTCAAATTTTACCGCTTTACGATCATTAAGTTTTCGAGTAGATCCTGGTGAAATTTTAGGAATCATTGGTAGAAACGGAGCCGGAAAATCCACACTTTTAAAATTGATTACGGGTGTGATTCGAAAAGACAAAGGAAATCTTTTTGTTAATGGATCCGTTCGTGCCCTTCTTGAATTAAGTGTTGGATTTAATCCCGAACTTTCTGGAGAAGAGAATGTTTATTACAATGGACTTGTTTGGGGTTACAAACCGTCCGAAATCAAAGAACTAACAGACTCCATTTTTGAATTTGCGGAGTTGAATGAGTTTCGAAAGACTCCTTTAAAGAATTATAGTTCCGGGATGGCAATGCGACTTGGTTTTAGTTTGGCCACTGCGAAACGACCAGACATCCTCATTGTGGATGAAGCTTTGGCAGTTGGGGATGCTAGTTTTCAACAAAAATGTTTAAAAAGAATTAAGGAATTTTCAAACCTTGGATCCTGCATTTTAGTTGTGAGCCATGATCTTGGTCTCATTTCTTATTTTTGCACAAGAGTGATCCTCTTAAACAAGGGAAGTATCTTATTTGATGGAAATCCTAAAGATGCCATTGAAGAATATATGTATGTGTTAGCTGGCGGATCAGAGACTTCAACTGCACATAATTCTGAAACGATAAAGGACATCCAAATTTTTCTGAAAAATCCAAAAGGTTTGGATACTCGCCATCATTTTCTTGGGGAAAAAGCCACTCTTCGGATCGAGTTCCAAACGATTCGACCCATTACAGAGGGAACCATTGGTTTTCATATTGATAGCGAAAAGGGGATTCGAATTTTCGGAACCAATTCCCACCATCTGGGAAAACCTAACCTAACCTTGAATGGACCAGAACGTTCGGTAGTGGAATTCCAATTCCCTATCCAGTTTGGGGAAGGAAAATACAGTTTGGGAGTTTCCATCCACAAGGGTGAATCTCATATCGAGGGAAGTTACTTTTGGGGAGAATCTGTTTTGGATTTTGAGGTAGAGAGAGGGAAAATTGAGAAATTTGTTGGGCTTTCTTATTTACCCACTGAATTTTCCATTCAGTTCCTTCCCAAATCAGACTAG